CCTGTAATTATAGCCCTCgggttgctatagactcttgctcattaatcgatgcgtcgattgcttaaACTATGAAGTTCACCCGTACCGTTGCCTTCTAATtggctatttttaaatatataactcCCCTGGTAGTTACAtgtatatagcttaatcccgccgattcgtcgcaCGCGCGGCAGAAATTCAAATAtcgcggcaatcaccgccaggtAAGCAGGTAGTCATACCTGAGTGCCCTCTcagtaggtaactggaaccattcccaacattcctcagaaattccctgccgttgatcgagtcaacacgtcGGAAATATGTTTCGTTGTGGTTTATTTTAtctacaaatttggtgaagtaccttttgtttgAATATTGTTGATGACTCTCGCTGCTTTTTTGGATTTTCCCTTTTGACTTTTCACTCGGTTTAGATAGACTTTGTTGGTTTTTTTACCTGGACAGTTAGTTTACTATTTTCTAGtttacaaaatggctgactctgTAATTAGAAGGTGTGTTAAAGGATGCAAGACTCGAATGCCTAAGGCCTCGCTTGATCCTCACTCAATATGTAAAAGTTGCAGAGGGCATGAATGTACTTTTATTGACAGATGCAATGGATGTGAGTCTTTATCTGATAGAGAGTGGAAGCGATTAGAGAAGGACAGGCTTAGGAGAGCTAAATCGGCTAGTGTTCTTTATAATAGATCTTCCGATAGTCATGTTCCTTCTAATGTGCTTGTTACTAATATTCCTATTCCTAATCCTAAGGCAGTAGTACCAGACCCCGGTAAGGTGTCGGAGGTAAGTGAGCCTTCTTTGAAGGATGTGTTGGCTGCAATTTCAGCCTTAGGTGCACAAGTGCAATCCCTTACTTCGGAAAAAGAAGTGATGTGGGGGGCAGTGCGTGGGTTGCAACGCAAGTTTgtgaatagtgatagtgaagtggagggtgcgtccaTTCGTGTCtgtcatactcctagcccgggacctcttccatgctccccaacccctgggaaaaGTTAAGTAGAAAGGCGAAGGGAGATGAGAGATGTTAAACAACAAACAGACGTCCTGTtgagcgatcctgttgacgcatcccagGACGCTCCCCCTCGCTGCAGGAAATGCGAGATGAGGAAGTGTTCGTCCTTATCGGAGGACGCAAGACCTAGATGCGGTTGGCGTCAACCTCTTCTTTTGAGGCCTCTCAAGAGTCGTAGGTCTCCTGCTAAGTTCCAGCAACCATCCTGCAGTAACTGGAGCTCGCCGGAAGTTTTTCTTTCGGAAGAAGACGATGTGTCAGCACCTAAGTAGTCGCGTAGGGCACTTAGTTCGTCGGAGGAAGAGGGTGCACGCTTTACTTCTGTGCACGCTTCTCCCCCTCCCCTGGATTGGGAGATCTCGCAAGGGCTTTCTCCTCCTCTTGGCCAGACAACCCCAGTAGATGCTCCCTTGCAGCGATCAGAACGCAGTTCAAGTAGCGATAGGAATcgcgacgctccctcgcagcagtcTGGATGCGTGCAGGACGTGCCACAAGCGTCAGACCTTTCAGAGCTAAAGAGGTCAATTACGTCCCTGTCTGATGCCTACAAGTCACAAACAGAGGAGACTCGTAAGAAAGAACCGAAGGATATCAACAGACTAAGGAAAGGAACTAGATCTAACCCAAGGCGTGATCGGCCAGCGAGTTACTTCAGCGCTCAGCGACGCTCCCGCACAGCGATCGGGACGCGTTACGGGAAGCGACAAGGTTCTGGACGCTTcctcgcggcatgctggacgcatgcttgACGCATGCAATCAGGACGTTTCCTCGCAGCATGGTAGACGCTCAGTTTTCTTTCCCTTGCGGCATGCTGGATGCGCAGTTAATgctccctcgcggcatgctggacgcatgcgagcaGGACATTCCCTCGCAGCACGCTGGACGCAGTGttgacgcttcctcgcagcatgaTGGACGCATGCTGGAAGTACGCAAGCATGACTCTTCCTGGATTGGGAGATATTGCAAGGGCTTTCTCCTCCTCTTGGCCAGACAACCCCAGTAGATGCTCCCTTGCAGCGATCAGAATGCAGTTCAGGTAGCGATAGGAATcgcgacgctccctcgcagcagtcTGGATGCGTGCAGGACGTGCCACAAGCGTCAGACCTTTCAGAGCTAAAGAGGTCAATTACGTCCCTGTCTGATGCCTACAAGTCACAAACAGAGGAGACTCGTAAGAAAGAACCGAAGGATATCAACAGACTAAGGAAAGGAACTAGATCTAACCAAGGCGCGATCGGCCAGCGAGTTACTTCAGCGCTCAGCGACGCTCCCGCACAGCAATCGGGACGCGTTACGGAAAGCGACAAGGTTCTGGACGCTTcctcgcggcatgctggacgcatgcttgACGCATGCAATCAGGACGTTTCCCCACAGCATGGTAGACACTCAGTTGTCTTTCCCTTGCGGCATGCTGGATGCGCAGTTAAcgctccctcgcggcatgctggacgcatgcgagcaGGACATTCCCTCGCAGCACGCTGGACGCAGTGTTGACGCTTCCCTTGCAGCATGATGGACGCATGCTGGAAGCACGCAAGCATGACTCTTCCTCAAAACATGCGGGATGTTGGCAGGACGCACGCAAGCGTGACGCTTCCTCGCAACTTACTGGAATCATGCACGATGTTTCATCACAGCATGATGAAAACATACTGGACGACGAGAATCGACAGGATGAGGCGTATGTTTCTCCTACTCATTCTACTCCGGAGATCGCTATCCCCTTGGATGAAATTTTAGAAGGGGAAACACGGGAAACGCTTCATGTAGCTGATCTTAAGAGATTGTTGGCGGTTCAAGCAGAGTTATATCCGGAGGACTTTACACAGGCTTTGCCTCAAAGCCCGCCttcgcagtttttgaagggcagaccccagaAACCTTCCTCGTTCAAGAAAACAGTTCTTGCCAGATCAGTCaagagagctttctcaactctAAATGAGTGGATttccaagagaaaggatctagggaagacctccttttcctttccccctactagactggcctccagatccagtgtgtggtatgaaactggggaggttctcggtttgggagttcctgcctcccagggggacttctccagACTAGTTGAcgcctcacgcaggtcagccatgacCAAGTCGAAGGTAATGTGGACCACgtcggagatggatcacttgctgaagggcattTTTAGAACTATAGAAGTCTTCAGCCTGATGGACTCGACTCTCGGAGCCCTCGCAGAGGTCACAGATCCAAAGAATGAGGcccagatgcatctgattgcctgtcttcATAAGACCGTGAGGGATGGGTCCGTCGAACTCTACGCCCTTTTCCCAGCAGGAATTATTAAGAAGAGGGCTATGCTGTGTTCCttcctgtcgtcaggattgacCCTCGCTCAGAAATCAGAGCTATTGTATGCCCCTTTGGGTAACCATCTCTTCCCTTCTGATATAGTAAAGGATTTGTCGGCAGCTCTTGCGCAAAGCAACGCAGGACCTTATTACCAGGACTGCCAAGAAAGTCCTCCCGGCTAGCTTTTTAGCCAGGAAGCTCCTCCCACTtgccagccctttcgtgggagagccctttCGAGAGGGAATCAGAGAATTGGTGCTAGAGGACAACCTCGCAAATTCTCAAAGCAGCAACCTAAAACAAGGAAGTGAACCCTGCAACCTCCAGACACaagtgggagccaggttatcccactCTTGCCAATAGTGGAGCCAAAGGGGGGCGGATGACTGGACAATCGatgtcttgaaggagggttacaagatccccttcctgagaaggcctCCTCTTTTGTTAGTATCCTTAGAGTTGACAGCAACATACacagggaacaaggcagcagctcttcaagacaAGTCAACCTAATGCTGTCAAAAGCAGCTATAGAAGTAGTAGAGAACCCCTCTTCGGAgggtttttacaacagactttttctagttccgaagaactcggggggttagagacctgttctggacgtaagtcctctgaacaagttCATAAGCAAAGTCAAGTTTGCCATGGAGACTTCcgcgtcagtcctagcaggcaccagacaaggagactggatggtgtcattagaTCTGCAGGATGCGTATTTCCACGTCCCAATCCACCTGAactacagaaaatttctgagattcgtttaccaagaaactacttatcagttcaaaacactctgttttggactgagcacggctccctacgttttcacTCGAGTGGTTGCCAACATGGCTCGCTGGCTACATCAGAAGGGAGTACGGATATCAATgttcctggacgactggctaatcagagccacgtcgcaagaaaagtgtctggagggtcTTCAAGTTACAATGTCTTTGACGCAACAGCTAGGTCTGGTGGTATATctggccaaatctcaactgacACCCTCACAAAACATCATTTGCCTGGGGATGTGGATTCAGTCAGTGGTTTTTCgtgcttttccagccccgaaacgcatcCTAGAATGCCTAAGAAAGGTGGAACACTTCCTAGACAGAAGGACCTGCTCGgtaagagaatggatgagtctgctgggtacCCCCTCATTGATCGAGCAGTTCatatccctgggaagacttcatttacggcctcttAAATTCCATCTTTCAAAATATTGGTCAAGAGACCAAGGTCTAGAAATGTGGATTCCGATTCatctggggatcaggaatcacttgagttggtggGACGATGCCAACAAACTCCTGGAAGGCCTCGAACTTCAACAGAGTGTTATATTCAGACGCCTCAGACATggggggtggggtgcaacactggggaaggccgAGATTTTGGGTCTGTGGTTAAAGTTTCAGAAGGAATGGCATATAAACATCAAGGAGAAAGTGGCCATTCTCctagcactaatgcacttccaGGAGGATGTCCAGGGCAAATTAGTTCAGGAcaatgcagacaacaccacagcattggcctacatCAGGAAGCAGGGAGGCATTCGTTCAGATTTCCTTTACGAGGCAGCGAGAGATCTCCTACTGTGGGCaaaagcgagggacataaccctgataacacgcttcatagaaggggaaaagaacgtcagggcggatcttctcagcagaggaagacaagttctcacaacagagtggaccctacatcacgaggtgtgcaccagcctttggatgctgTGGGGAGAACCCTCTATAGACCTCTTCACTACCCAGATGACAAAGAGGTTACcagtttattgctctccagtcccagaccaggaagcagctgcgGTAGACGCCTTTCTCATGGACTGGGAAGGACTAAACGTGTATgcttttccaccgttcaagatcctggacagagtcttgAAAAAGTTCAGGGAATCGAACAACGCCcgtatgaccctgatagctccgttttggcccatgagaccttgggttgtagaagtgatggagtggctggtagctACCCCCAGAGCATTACCAAGTCGGAGCGATCTATTcaaacagccacacatagagaggtaccatcagaatctccccgCTCTCAATCTAACTGtctttcgactatcgaaaagctggcaagagcgaagggatTTTCAAGGGAAGCTGCACGAGCTACCGCGAGAGCTAGGAGGATGTCCACAATTAAggtttaccaatctaagtgggatgtgtttagagaatggtgcaggactagcaaattttcctcttccagtacctctatagcccaaatagcAGACTTTCTGTTGCATCTGCGAATGAAAGAAAAGTTGGCTGTATcgaccatcaagggataccgcagcatgccagcctccgtctttcgtcacaGATACATTGACGTGTCAGGaaacaaggatctctcggacctcattagatcttttgagaccgcaagagaaaggacaacccaaccccctcttggaacctggatgtagtcctggcctttctGACCTCaagcaggtttgaacctcttgacaaggcttcttggaaggatcttactaaaAAGACTCTATTCCTAGTTGCGTTGGCTACAGCCAAGAGAGTAGGAGAGttgcaagccatcagcaagaaggtgggctttaatggagacaatgcagtttgctcccttcaactaggctttctcgccaagaacgagaatccttctcgacctgggcccagatcctttaccattccagggttatctcacTTAGTAGGACGggaaaggagagaggcctttgtccagtgagagctctgaaattttatcatcAGGCgtccaaaaacctgagaggacaagcagacaacctctggtgctcagttaaaaagccctttTTACCTTTATCAAAGAATGCTCTGGCATTTTtgattaaggatttgataagggaagctcaccagaattgtgaggaaaaagctttccaatccttaaggtaaaaccacatgaggttagagctgtagcgacTTCTATGGCTTATAGACACAATAAGTCAATGAAGTCAATCttggaggctactttctggcgaagtaaatcaatcttcgcagactgcTGCCTTAAAGAAATCCAGACCCAATATGAAGATTGTTGCTCCCTGGGTCCGTATGTtacctccggcgtcgtagttggagaaggtactactgcctctaccctataacttttttcattatatacccttgcctttttcttgAACTTGGTATCACAGGTTgcctgtgaaggttgttgcagtcttccacagtctgggatgcaagtcgaGTTAGTTTTTATGGTGTGTTTTTAGTTCtttgagtaggtggtcagaattgttgtctatggctatgtcaggatagcaagggtggaggtctagccacgctaaggtcgaggaccttgtggcagccccacagagaattttacagccccctgggtggatcgctgagtctcttaaggaatacagaCAAATGAGGCaagataactatgaagccagcttccttatcaggtaagaaccagattattggtactgctaatttgtagctattaataattatacgaattcccgacgggATTGAGGTTttctaacccaccaccaatggtgtcaatcagctatatatatgtaactaccagggaagttacatatttgaaaatgatatttttattttaaaataaatttttaaatatacctgATAGTTACAtacataaaagggccctccctcctcccctctgaaaacaggggcatggaatttctgaggaatgttgggaatggttccagttacctactgAGAGGGCACccaggtatgaccacctgctcacctggcggtgattgccgcgaaatttgaatttctgccgtgcgcgcaacGAATCGGCCGgatttagctatatatatgtaactaccaggtaagtatatttaaaaatttattttaaaataaaaataccatttctctgcggagatataagAGCGACGGTTCTCTCCATGGGCCTATAGCAACTGACTCTAAGGAGGCTATTTATTCCCTCTAATGTCGTTTAGTAGGGGAATGGACATTTTGTACTTtctcctcctttctcaccaactgcatttacacacaatttggggatttctattccctcaattgtcagcatagaatgttactaacccatttctttcagcttttggtgactgttagaggaATCAATTCTCATTGAAACTTTTTTACTCCTTAAAGGGCGGTGCCTACGACGGAGATgcactgtagagtgcagatttgtgccaggaccgtgaggcatCCTTGCAGTCACTATACTTGCCGCAGACATGCGAAGTGTCGGAGGATGAAGAGTCCAGTCTCACACTGGGaccctcaggattgcagtgtttaTAAGGACCCACTTCACTCTGGATGGGTCTCGAAGGATACCTCTGATGACGATCGCACGTTCTTCCAGTCGtcccttcgtacctgggtaagaggGTTCAAGAAGAAGTCGGATCAGAAGGGCCCTTACATCCCCTCTAAcgagtggaaggatatcctcttccccaaGGTGACACCTGATTCGGTTTTGGGCTACTTTAAGCCCAAACCCCTCCCAACGGTCCAGCTACAGGTCGACGAAGCGTTGGGTGCGATGAGCCTGGACTCCGAGAGGATGTCAATGGTCTCCTCTCTCTCCCCGGGTAAGGAATCGGCTCTCCTTTCCACGGTAGAGTCTGATGAGAACCCCTCTCTTCGGTGGATGACTCTTACCTGCCGGAGGTGGATGATGCAAGTTTGGggatcatcaaggattcagtggtgtctaccacttCGGCCCCCACTACGACAACGGGCTCCCTGTCTACGGTAACGACTACCTCTTCCGTGACGGGAGCTGTTCCTGCCTCTTTACCCTCACCATCTCctgctgggctcatggagccccCTCAGTTCCCGAGTACCTCGGGTACTACAATGGATCCGGTACTTATAgctaacatgaaagccttcatggaggggaatcagCAATACCAGCTGATGATGTTCAAGGCCTTATGTGAAGAGATGCAggccttgaagaagcaagaggagtcGGCTAGGGATAAGGTCTGGCCCTCCCAGCTACCTTATTGCATTCAgcaaaatccttggaggtatgctggccACGCCGTGCTCTCCGAGGGCATCCTTCACATTGGCGAAGGGCTGGGTTCCAGACCGGTGGCGGATCTGGACTTTTACCCCGACATTGATGCCAACCCCTTTTGCTATGTGAGGCTAGCTGAGGGGGTTCCGTTGAGGGATGATACCATCCCTAAGGAAACCATCCTCCTGGAACACACAAGGGCCCAACACCTGGCGGTGTAAGAGATGAAGACGGCAGGGTGTATTAATACACAGCTTGGCGCCTTCGGTAAGAGGTTGACCATCTTCATGGCTCCGGACAAAATGGTCTTCCCTTTGCCTCGAAGGGCTACGGGGCATTGGAGAAAGCCATCtgtgagggtaagcctctcccagctATGGAAGAGTGCAAACTGGTCTCACTTATCTTAACACATGATGCCGACCACTGGAccgatgtccagtttacttttgctgagggtAAACTGGATGAGGATGCGGCTGGCCACCAGTTTAATGAGAAGCTGCCCATgattcctgaacaccttcttaaggctgagcTGGAGGCCAGAGAAAGGTTGTCAGCATCGATGTCTCTGCagtgcttcatggagatgatggtcgggaattttacagatgccccagtcttttccttgttggcgaagactcatctcgccacctttatgaaggacctttatgATTTCTTTCAGGCCTGTAGAGCCTGTAAAGAACATGTACTTGCCACAGCTACCATCTGCTACGAGCCGAAACGTCTCATCgactctagcatctggggaaaagacctgtttcctcagAAGTTGGTGAAGGAAATCACGAATAAGGCTATCGCAGAGAACATGAGCcttctcctgaagtgggggatCTCCTTGAAGAGGAAGTTCACTCCTGGGGGAGACCCGCAACCCAAGAGGTCTTGCAAACCGACCTATCATCGGAAGTCGTTTGCTCCTCCCcttgccgccatccctcagactgtctacACTGTGCCACAGCAAGTGGTGACACAGTCCCAGGCCTTCAACCCTGTGTATCAGCAAGAGTCGTCTTCCTTTTGATCTCCCAAGAAAGGAAAAGGGAGTAGAGGCCGCCCTGACAGAGGTGGCAAGTCCAGGGGTCATGGACATCGAGACGGCAGAGGAAAAAGAGGTTCACGTCCTCAACACAAACAATGAAGGTCTCCCGGTAGGGGAACagctggccttgttcaaggaccgttgcccttcagtccttgggcacatAGCATCATTTCTAACGGCTTAGGTTGGAAGTGGAAACAAAGGCCACCAAAGCTCGGGagattcttccagaaaacaacacctcatctggaacaataggtacaagaccttctgaagagaagagttatccattgcatgagatctatgagatttcaaggtggTCTActttgcgtgccaaagaaagatttgagcttacctcgaactattctcgacatgtcccgtctaaacctgtgcgttcagtgcgacaggttctggatgctgactatttcgcaaGTAGGGACCTTACTACCACTGGAGGCTTACACCGTCTCTGTAGATCTTACCGAcgtttattggcatcttccgataggtcaacATTTCTCCCCCtatggtcaaacacgaacccaggaagctgcttacttcctgtatctggggcaaggacctcttcccaaaggaaggagTCCAAGAAGTCGTTGagaaagccgccatggagaataggaatattctccaaaagtggggcatgtcttcaaagagaaaatcttcccctgatgctggtcccaaccctaagaggaagacgaagaagccaagactaccttctcggcctgcacagtatcccacggtcaccatgaccacgatgccccaagtggccgctcaaccacaaaccaccttccaagtggtgcctcaacagctggtagcccagtcaccagccttcaacccaggttttgagaggcacaccactacctttcgcccgaaaggaagaggatctagacggggctcctcaagaaacccctcacgaggaaggggagatgctccaggtaggagggagactcctccactttcaggatcattggaccttcgatccctgggcccacagcctaatcaagaatggactaggatggaaatggaacaaatctccaccttcatttcctcagttcttccaacactccacccccacaaaccctttcttgtctgaagagaatttagggccaacagttcctactgttcctgtaaattctaattcaaaggaaATTTAGGAATATgccttaatttgtaaaaggatagagttgttgaaattggaaaatgcagagaacgagagggtgaggaggcatgagatagagatcgccaaccttaatttggaaatggctaggttacagggggctcctaaCCACTTTAATACCCCACGAGGTAGTCAGgctgataggtttaatattggggctgcattaaaattggttcccatttttgatgaaagaaactcttgaacaaaaaggttataaggaaagcaaagtccatcaaattccagggaaggctgttctgtgttcccaagaaggactcagacaaactcagagtcattctagactttttgtcactcaacaagttcaggatgctaaccttcaacacataaggaccctgttaccgaaaggggcatacacagtctcaatagacctggcagatgcttactggtaccttccagtcagttgccccctctcctcctacctaggattcaagttacagataacaaagtatgtcttcagagccatgcccttcggactaaacatagcccaaaggatcttcacgaaacttaaagacgcagtcgtacaacaactacgcctagaaggcgttcaggtagccgtattcctggacgactggctggtgtgggcagcatccaagactgcttgtctgcaggcatccaagaaagtgatccagttcctggaacatcagggATTCAAGAttaactacaagaagtctcgcttctctccagctcaagagtttcaatggctgggaatccattggaacttgcagtcacaccgtctctccattccaccaaagaagaggagagagatcgtgggttctgtcaagagactactgatctccaacaggatctcaagacgtcaacaggaaagagtactgggctctctccagtttgcagcagtaacagacccagtgctaagagcacagctaagagatgcgtcaggagtctggagaagatatgcctCAAAatctcgaagagatctacagagaccggtaccgaccttactacggtcacttctcaagccatggtcgaaggtcaagagcctagcaaggcctgttcccttacaaccacctcacccatcagtgaccatccacacggatgcctcgacggaaggatggggaggtcactcccatcaaaggaaagctcaagggacctggtcatccctgttcaagacctttcacatcaacattctggaggccatggcagtcctcctgacattgaagaagctatcccctcacagatcagcccacatcaggctggtcttggacagcaaagtgataatgagatgtctgaaccgacaaggctcgagatcgccatacatcaatcacgtgatgctggCCATCTTTCGCATGTCAAGagagaaaagatggcacttatcggcagttcacctacaagggttccgcaatgtaacggcggacgctctatccaggctaaagccgacagagtcagaatggtctctagattcagactcattc
The window above is part of the Palaemon carinicauda isolate YSFRI2023 chromosome 11, ASM3689809v2, whole genome shotgun sequence genome. Proteins encoded here:
- the LOC137649372 gene encoding uncharacterized protein; the encoded protein is MARWLHQKGVRISMFLDDWLIRATSQEKCLEGLQVTMSLTQQLGLVVYLAKSQLTPSQNIICLGMWIQSVVFRAFPAPKRILECLRKVEHFLDRRTCSVREWMSLLGTPSLIEQFISLGRLHLRPLKFHLSKYWSRDQGLEMWIPIHLGIRNHLSWWDDANKLLEGLELQQSVIFRRLRHGGWGATLGKAEILGLWLKFQKEWHINIKEKVAILLALMHFQEDVQGKLVQDNADNTTALAYIRKQGGIRSDFLYEAARDLLLWAKARDITLITRFIEGEKNVRADLLSRGRQVLTTEWTLHHEVCTSLWMLWGEPSIDLFTTQMTKRLPVYCSPVPDQEAAAVDAFLMDWEGLNVYAFPPFKILDRVLKKFRESNNARMTLIAPFWPMRPWVVEVMEWLVATPRALPSRSDLFKQPHIERYHQNLPALNLTVFRLSKSWQERRDFQGKLHELPRELGGCPQLRFTNLSGMCLENGAGLANFPLPVPL